From Ipomoea triloba cultivar NCNSP0323 chromosome 5, ASM357664v1, the proteins below share one genomic window:
- the LOC116020867 gene encoding uncharacterized protein LOC116020867: MVNSNTHPEVVLIKQDDDKFFSRLLTKENCSKGGESSLRFYYYEGSSGSIPFCWESQPGTPKPSFNGGSTPPLTPPPSYQSSAAAGKSVQKASRKPRFLCPSFFFFHKGSSKKTVSDVFAPNSLWSPSASPSCSSSFSSSSAVALNRRRHRRSRSDVGFDEYGDPVVAGGVSPTSTLCGKSFRVGRMKRALLSIVGSRGY; this comes from the coding sequence atggtGAACAGTAATACCCATCCAGAAGTTGTGCTGATCAAGCAAGATGACGATAAGTTTTTCTCGAGACTTTTGACGAAGGAAAATTGTTCAAAAGGCGGCGAATCTTCTTTGAGATTCTATTACTATGAAGGATCTTCTGGTTCGATTCCGTTCTGCTGGGAATCTCAGCCGGGAACGCCTAAACCGTCGTTTAACGGCGGTTCTACGCCGCCGCTCACTCCGCCGCCGTCGTACCagtcctccgccgccgccgggaAATCAGTGCAGAAAGCTTCGAGGAAACCGAGGTTTTTGTGTCcgtcttttttcttcttccacaaAGGTTCTTCCAAGAAAACCGTTAGCGATGTTTTCGCACCTAATTCTCTCTGGTCTCCCTCGGCTTCGCCGTCGTGTTCGTCGTCGTTCTCGTCTTCCTCCGCGGTGGCCTTAAACCGGCGGCGGCACCGGCGGTCGAGGTCGGATGTGGGATTCGATGAGTACGGTGATCCGGTGGTCGCCGGCGGTGTTTCTCCGACGTCGACTCTGTGCGGAAAGAGTTTTCGTGTGGGAAGGATGAAGAGGGCGTTATTGTCCATTGTTGGTAGTCGCGGTTATTAG